In Leopardus geoffroyi isolate Oge1 chromosome D1, O.geoffroyi_Oge1_pat1.0, whole genome shotgun sequence, a single window of DNA contains:
- the SLC35C1 gene encoding GDP-fucose transporter 1 isoform X1: MKPGPRTCRRRAPLKRSRILHMALMGASDPSGEAEASKEKPFLLRALQITLVVSLYWVTSISMVFLNKYLLDSPSLQLDTPIFVTFYQCLVTTLLCKSLSILAACCPGAMDFPTLRLDLRVTRSVLPLSVVFIGMITFNNLCLKYVGVAFYNVGRSLTTVFNVLLSFLLLKQTTSFYALLTCGIIIGGFWLGVDQEGAEGTLSWTGTLFGVLASLCVSLNAIYTKKVLPAVDGSIWRLTFYNNVNACVLFLPLFLLLGELQALRDFSQLGSAHFWGMMTLGGLFGFAIGYVTGLQIKFTSPLTHNVSGTTKACAQTVLAVLYYEETKSFLWWTSNMMVLGGSFAYTWVRGWEMKKIQEEPSPKEDEKSSMGV, encoded by the exons ATGAAGCCGGGTCCCCGGACATGCAGGAGGCG GGCCCCTTTGAAGCGGTCCAGGATCCTGCACATGGCACTGATGGGGGCTTCCGACCCCTCCGGAGAGGCAGAGGCCAGCAAGGAGAAGCCCTTTCTGCTGCGGGCGTTGCAGATCACGCTGGTGGTGTCTCTCTACTGGGTCACCTCCATCTCCATGGTGTTCCTGAACAAGTACCTGCTGGACAGCCCCTCCCTACAGCTGGACACCCCCATCTTCGTCACCTTCTACCAGTGCCTGGTGACCACGCTGCTGTGCAAGAGCCTCAGCATACTGGCGGCCTGCTGCCCCGGTGCCATGGACTTTCCCACCCTGCGCCTGGACCTCAGGGTGACCCGCAGCGTCCTGCCCCTGTCCGTCGTCTTCATCGGCATGATCACCTTCAATAACCTCTGTCTCAAGTACGTCGGCGTGGCCTTCTACAACGTGGGCCGCTCACTCACCACTGTCTTCAACGTGCTGCTGTCCTTCTTGCTGCTCAAGCAAACCACCTCCTTCTATGCCTTGCTCACCTGCGGCATCATCATCG GTGGCTTCTGGCTTGGTGTGGaccaggagggggcagagggcacCCTGTCTTGGACAGGCACCCTCTTTGGCGTGCTCGCCAGCCTCTGTGTCTCGCTCAACGCCATCTACACCAAGAAGGTGCTCCCGGCCGTGGATGGCAGCATCTGGCGTCTGACCTTCTACAACAACGTCAATGCCTGCGTCCTCTTCCTGCCCTTGTTCCTGCTGCTCGGGGAGCTTCAGGCCCTCCGTGACTTTTCCCAGCTGGGCAGCGCCCACTTCTGGGGCATGATGACCCTGGGCGGCCTGTTCGGCTTTGCCATCGGCTACGTGACGGGACTACAGATCAAGTTCACCAGCCCCCTGACCCATAACGTGTCCGGCACCACCAAAGCCTGTGCCCAGACGGTGCTGGCTGTGCTCTACTACGAGGAGACCAAGAGCTTCCTCTGGTGGACAAGCAACATGATGGTGCTGGGGGGCTCCTTTGCCTACACCTGGGTCAGGGGCTGGGAGATGAAGAAGATTCAGGAGGAACCCAGCCCCAAAGAGGACGAGAAGAGCAGCATGGGGGTGTGA
- the SLC35C1 gene encoding GDP-fucose transporter 1 isoform X2 has translation MALMGASDPSGEAEASKEKPFLLRALQITLVVSLYWVTSISMVFLNKYLLDSPSLQLDTPIFVTFYQCLVTTLLCKSLSILAACCPGAMDFPTLRLDLRVTRSVLPLSVVFIGMITFNNLCLKYVGVAFYNVGRSLTTVFNVLLSFLLLKQTTSFYALLTCGIIIGGFWLGVDQEGAEGTLSWTGTLFGVLASLCVSLNAIYTKKVLPAVDGSIWRLTFYNNVNACVLFLPLFLLLGELQALRDFSQLGSAHFWGMMTLGGLFGFAIGYVTGLQIKFTSPLTHNVSGTTKACAQTVLAVLYYEETKSFLWWTSNMMVLGGSFAYTWVRGWEMKKIQEEPSPKEDEKSSMGV, from the exons ATGGCACTGATGGGGGCTTCCGACCCCTCCGGAGAGGCAGAGGCCAGCAAGGAGAAGCCCTTTCTGCTGCGGGCGTTGCAGATCACGCTGGTGGTGTCTCTCTACTGGGTCACCTCCATCTCCATGGTGTTCCTGAACAAGTACCTGCTGGACAGCCCCTCCCTACAGCTGGACACCCCCATCTTCGTCACCTTCTACCAGTGCCTGGTGACCACGCTGCTGTGCAAGAGCCTCAGCATACTGGCGGCCTGCTGCCCCGGTGCCATGGACTTTCCCACCCTGCGCCTGGACCTCAGGGTGACCCGCAGCGTCCTGCCCCTGTCCGTCGTCTTCATCGGCATGATCACCTTCAATAACCTCTGTCTCAAGTACGTCGGCGTGGCCTTCTACAACGTGGGCCGCTCACTCACCACTGTCTTCAACGTGCTGCTGTCCTTCTTGCTGCTCAAGCAAACCACCTCCTTCTATGCCTTGCTCACCTGCGGCATCATCATCG GTGGCTTCTGGCTTGGTGTGGaccaggagggggcagagggcacCCTGTCTTGGACAGGCACCCTCTTTGGCGTGCTCGCCAGCCTCTGTGTCTCGCTCAACGCCATCTACACCAAGAAGGTGCTCCCGGCCGTGGATGGCAGCATCTGGCGTCTGACCTTCTACAACAACGTCAATGCCTGCGTCCTCTTCCTGCCCTTGTTCCTGCTGCTCGGGGAGCTTCAGGCCCTCCGTGACTTTTCCCAGCTGGGCAGCGCCCACTTCTGGGGCATGATGACCCTGGGCGGCCTGTTCGGCTTTGCCATCGGCTACGTGACGGGACTACAGATCAAGTTCACCAGCCCCCTGACCCATAACGTGTCCGGCACCACCAAAGCCTGTGCCCAGACGGTGCTGGCTGTGCTCTACTACGAGGAGACCAAGAGCTTCCTCTGGTGGACAAGCAACATGATGGTGCTGGGGGGCTCCTTTGCCTACACCTGGGTCAGGGGCTGGGAGATGAAGAAGATTCAGGAGGAACCCAGCCCCAAAGAGGACGAGAAGAGCAGCATGGGGGTGTGA